In Pasteurella multocida subsp. multocida OH4807, a genomic segment contains:
- a CDS encoding hypothetical protein (COG3778 Uncharacterized protein conserved in bacteria), translated as MRRASCLDDVTQELVMFERSKVECFLKRFCYSHLEMIFIYQEE; from the coding sequence ATGCGACGTGCAAGCTGTTTAGATGATGTAACACAAGAGTTGGTGATGTTTGAACGCTCAAAAGTTGAATGCTTTTTAAAGCGTTTTTGTTACTCACATTTAGAAATGATTTTTATCTACCAAGAGGAATGA